A single window of Brevundimonas vitisensis DNA harbors:
- a CDS encoding ActS/PrrB/RegB family redox-sensitive histidine kinase: MIPNEADPSSQSSQGAGLDPGPGPLAGWRNLPRRGRGLSLRTLIVLRWLAVAGQSATVVVAVGFLHFDLPLWPCLAVIAASVLMNLQATARMKRTDGGLSDGSQTAAHLGFDILQLAMLLGLTGGLENPFCLLLVAPVTVAAASLPGRQAVALGVLALLATAALFYLALPLPWAQGADLNLPPLYRFGIGLALVTGVVFTAAYAWRVAADAEKLELALATTQDVLQREQRLAALGGLAAAAAHELGTPLATIQVVAREMLRASAKGGPEAEDAALILQQAERCRDILKRLSQEPEEGDALYADVALKTLLDEVVEPHRGFDLAFETRVRTASGEPVPRVRRLPEVIHGLSTLVENAADFAGSRVRVAALVDAGWIEIEVVDDGPGFSSEILPRLGEPYVTSRPQGKARRALAAQIAAAAAGAAKPRRRGKTASAPDPTPIAPSQGGMGLGFFIARTLLERTGGKVTVGTGDGGRGQPRGARVSIRWPRPALEVSQGGG; encoded by the coding sequence GTGATCCCGAATGAAGCCGATCCATCGTCGCAATCGTCGCAAGGTGCCGGGCTGGATCCTGGCCCTGGGCCCCTGGCCGGTTGGCGAAATCTGCCCCGCCGTGGTCGCGGTCTGTCGCTGCGGACCCTGATCGTCCTGCGATGGCTGGCGGTGGCGGGTCAGAGCGCGACGGTCGTGGTGGCGGTCGGCTTCCTTCATTTCGATCTGCCGCTGTGGCCCTGTCTGGCGGTGATCGCCGCCAGCGTCCTGATGAATCTCCAGGCCACGGCGCGGATGAAGCGTACCGATGGCGGCCTGTCGGACGGCAGCCAGACCGCCGCGCATCTGGGCTTCGATATCCTGCAGCTGGCGATGCTTCTGGGTCTGACGGGCGGATTGGAAAATCCCTTCTGCCTGCTGCTGGTCGCCCCGGTTACGGTGGCGGCGGCCTCCCTGCCGGGACGTCAGGCGGTGGCTCTGGGGGTGTTGGCTCTGCTGGCGACGGCGGCGCTGTTCTATCTGGCTCTGCCGCTGCCCTGGGCCCAGGGCGCAGACCTGAACCTGCCGCCGCTCTATCGGTTCGGCATCGGCTTGGCCCTGGTGACGGGCGTTGTCTTCACCGCCGCCTATGCCTGGCGGGTTGCGGCGGACGCCGAAAAGCTGGAGCTGGCCTTGGCCACCACCCAGGATGTGCTGCAACGCGAGCAGAGGCTGGCGGCCCTGGGAGGGCTGGCGGCGGCGGCGGCGCATGAGCTGGGCACGCCTCTGGCCACCATCCAGGTGGTGGCTCGCGAAATGCTGCGCGCCTCGGCCAAGGGCGGGCCGGAAGCCGAGGACGCCGCCCTGATCCTGCAACAGGCCGAGCGCTGCCGCGACATCCTGAAACGTCTGTCCCAGGAGCCAGAGGAGGGCGACGCCCTCTATGCCGACGTCGCGCTGAAGACCCTGCTGGACGAGGTGGTCGAGCCGCATCGAGGTTTTGACCTGGCGTTCGAAACCCGGGTCCGGACGGCGTCGGGTGAGCCGGTTCCCCGTGTGCGCCGCCTGCCTGAGGTCATCCATGGCCTGTCCACCCTCGTTGAGAATGCGGCCGATTTCGCCGGATCCCGCGTCCGCGTGGCCGCACTGGTCGATGCGGGCTGGATCGAGATCGAGGTGGTGGACGACGGGCCCGGCTTTTCGTCCGAAATCCTGCCGCGCCTGGGCGAGCCCTATGTGACCAGCCGTCCGCAGGGCAAGGCGCGGCGCGCCCTTGCGGCCCAGATCGCCGCCGCCGCCGCCGGGGCCGCCAAACCTCGGCGCAGGGGCAAGACCGCCTCGGCCCCTGATCCGACCCCCATCGCGCCCAGCCAGGGGGGCATGGGCCTGGGCTTTTTCATTGCCCGCACCCTGTTGGAACGGACCGGGGGCAAGGTCACCGTGGGGACGGGCGACGGCGGCAGGGGGCAGCCGCGCGGGGCCCGTGTCAGCATCCGCTGGCCTCGCCCGGCGCTCGAAGTGTCGCAGGGGGGTGGGTGA
- the ybeY gene encoding rRNA maturation RNase YbeY has translation MIEIEVEAGDWDQAVAQVDHIVTRAAQAALGTEAGDVVVLLTDDAAVRELNARFRDRDRPTNVLSFPAADSAFPHRGDLVLAFETCRDEAVAQGKTLADHLSHLVVHGVLHILGHDHEDEAEAEAMESAERTILAGIGVSDPYRFQNDR, from the coding sequence ATGATCGAGATCGAGGTCGAGGCAGGCGACTGGGACCAGGCTGTCGCTCAGGTGGACCACATCGTCACCCGCGCAGCTCAGGCCGCCTTGGGAACAGAGGCCGGTGATGTCGTTGTCCTGCTCACGGACGACGCTGCTGTGCGCGAGTTGAATGCTCGTTTTCGCGACCGCGATCGGCCCACCAATGTCCTGTCCTTTCCCGCCGCCGACAGCGCCTTCCCGCACCGGGGCGATCTGGTGCTGGCGTTCGAGACCTGCCGTGACGAGGCGGTGGCGCAGGGCAAGACCCTGGCCGATCATCTGAGCCATCTGGTCGTCCACGGCGTGCTGCACATCCTGGGTCACGACCATGAGGACGAGGCCGAGGCCGAGGCCATGGAATCTGCGGAGCGCACGATTCTTGCTGGGATCGGGGTTTCGGATCCCTACAGGTTCCAGAATGACCGATGA
- a CDS encoding VOC family protein: MRYLHTMVRVTDLDASLRFYVDLLGLQEVRRLENEAGRYTLVFLAAPKDLDRSAAERSPEVELTFNWDPEPYDGGRNFGHLAYKVDDIHAACQRLMDGGVVINRPPRDGRMAFVRSPDGISIELLQEGEPLSPAEPWISMPNTGTW, translated from the coding sequence ATGCGTTATCTGCACACCATGGTCCGCGTGACCGACCTGGACGCCTCCCTGCGGTTCTATGTGGACCTGCTGGGACTTCAGGAGGTCCGTCGTCTGGAAAATGAGGCCGGGCGCTATACCCTGGTGTTTCTGGCGGCTCCGAAGGATCTGGACCGGTCTGCGGCTGAACGGTCGCCCGAGGTCGAACTGACCTTCAACTGGGATCCCGAACCCTATGATGGCGGCCGCAACTTCGGTCATCTGGCCTACAAGGTCGACGACATCCATGCGGCCTGCCAGCGGCTGATGGACGGTGGCGTGGTCATCAACCGTCCGCCGCGCGACGGCCGCATGGCCTTTGTCCGTTCGCCGGACGGCATCTCGATCGAACTGCTGCAGGAGGGCGAGCCTCTGTCGCCGGCCGAGCCCTGGATTTCCATGCCCAATACCGGGACCTGGTAG
- a CDS encoding HPr family phosphocarrier protein produces the protein MSAGPSPIVATADICNSRGLHARASAKFVKLASSFDAEIHVTRDGVTVDARSIMGLLMLGAGKGCGIEISAAGPDAEPAIKALTDLIARRFDEDQ, from the coding sequence ATGAGCGCGGGCCCGTCCCCCATCGTGGCGACCGCCGACATCTGCAACAGCCGGGGACTGCACGCCCGTGCCTCGGCGAAATTCGTGAAGCTGGCGTCCAGCTTCGACGCTGAAATCCACGTCACTCGCGACGGCGTGACCGTGGATGCGCGCTCGATCATGGGGCTGCTGATGCTGGGGGCCGGCAAGGGCTGCGGCATCGAGATTTCCGCCGCCGGTCCGGATGCGGAACCCGCGATCAAGGCGCTGACGGATCTGATCGCCCGGCGGTTCGACGAGGACCAATGA
- the lnt gene encoding apolipoprotein N-acyltransferase, translating into MTDDILTQPHVRPDRKALGGRLLRIALALLAGVATALVHPPFGLLPGLVGYPLLMLLAERSETVKGGFWVGWLAGFAYFFIGCWWVAEAFFVNPDQAWMAPFAASLLPAGLGLFWGVATALYRRFTPTGVRRILLFAALFCLMEWVRGHVLTGFPWNPAGAGWAAGSAASQFAAVAGVYGLSLYTVVAASAFGPLAGPGPRKARIGAAVAGGLALLALVVGGTVRLDRAKVTYTDTVVRIVQADVDQQSKWTPEAYFGIVDRYVNLTARPGAVVPDVILWPEGALPNTFNRVFAPGAEEGMAIARALQPGQTLLAGLSRGQDDASAPEGARYFNSLIALHSEGAQGLRIAAVYDKHRLVPFGEYLPAGQLMSVLGIRSLVHVPSDFSAGPRPAPIDLPGAPRVQPLICYESLYPGFTPGGVGRPEWIANVSNDAWFGKTSGPLQHLNLAAYRAIETGLPLARATPTGVSAMIDPWGRVVGDKRIDAGESGVIDARLPRPAAVTLYGRFGDALFWLGLVLAVAAATALPGWRFRLNT; encoded by the coding sequence ATGACCGATGATATCCTGACACAGCCCCATGTCCGCCCTGACCGGAAGGCACTCGGTGGGCGGCTGCTGAGGATTGCTCTTGCCCTGTTGGCGGGGGTGGCAACGGCCCTGGTTCATCCACCGTTCGGCCTTCTGCCCGGACTGGTCGGCTATCCCCTTCTGATGCTGCTGGCCGAGCGGTCGGAAACCGTAAAAGGCGGGTTCTGGGTCGGATGGCTAGCCGGGTTCGCCTATTTCTTCATCGGCTGCTGGTGGGTGGCCGAGGCCTTCTTCGTCAATCCCGATCAAGCCTGGATGGCACCGTTCGCAGCCAGCCTGCTGCCCGCAGGTCTGGGGCTGTTCTGGGGCGTGGCCACAGCGCTTTACCGCCGGTTCACCCCGACCGGCGTGCGTCGAATCCTGCTGTTCGCCGCCCTTTTCTGTCTGATGGAGTGGGTGCGTGGCCATGTGCTGACCGGCTTCCCTTGGAATCCGGCCGGTGCAGGCTGGGCGGCGGGATCGGCGGCGTCACAGTTTGCGGCCGTGGCCGGTGTCTATGGGCTGAGCCTCTATACCGTCGTGGCGGCGTCGGCGTTCGGGCCTCTGGCCGGGCCGGGTCCGCGCAAGGCGCGCATCGGTGCTGCGGTGGCGGGCGGGCTGGCTCTGCTGGCGCTGGTCGTCGGGGGCACGGTGCGGCTGGACCGCGCCAAGGTGACCTACACCGATACTGTCGTCCGGATCGTCCAGGCCGATGTGGACCAGCAGTCCAAATGGACGCCCGAAGCCTATTTCGGCATCGTCGACCGCTATGTGAATCTGACGGCCCGACCCGGCGCGGTGGTGCCTGACGTCATCCTGTGGCCCGAGGGCGCGCTGCCCAATACCTTCAATCGCGTGTTCGCGCCGGGCGCTGAAGAAGGCATGGCCATCGCTCGAGCGCTCCAGCCGGGCCAAACCCTGCTGGCCGGGCTCAGCCGGGGACAGGACGACGCCTCCGCCCCTGAAGGCGCGCGCTATTTCAACAGCCTGATCGCCCTGCACAGCGAAGGCGCACAGGGCCTGCGTATTGCGGCCGTCTATGACAAGCATCGGCTGGTGCCCTTCGGCGAGTATCTGCCGGCAGGTCAGTTGATGAGTGTCCTGGGCATCCGCAGCCTGGTGCACGTTCCATCCGATTTCAGCGCCGGTCCGCGACCCGCGCCGATCGATCTGCCGGGTGCACCCCGGGTCCAGCCGCTGATCTGCTACGAGAGCCTCTATCCCGGTTTCACACCGGGCGGCGTGGGGCGGCCGGAGTGGATCGCCAATGTCTCGAACGACGCCTGGTTCGGGAAGACGTCCGGACCGCTGCAGCACCTCAATCTGGCGGCCTATCGCGCGATCGAGACCGGTCTGCCGCTGGCTCGGGCCACACCGACCGGGGTGTCGGCCATGATCGATCCCTGGGGGCGCGTGGTGGGGGACAAACGGATCGACGCGGGTGAAAGCGGGGTCATCGACGCGCGCCTGCCCAGGCCCGCAGCCGTGACCCTGTATGGCCGGTTCGGCGACGCTCTGTTCTGGCTGGGTCTGGTGTTGGCGGTCGCGGCCGCCACCGCGCTGCCCGGCTGGCGCTTCCGCCTGAATACCTAA
- a CDS encoding PhoH family protein: MSRETEFLALDDVVARAVIGPHSRHVALLENAFKVLIEAPGGGLSINGSAKDRAGARKVIETLAKRAAQGAELNEADVRTALGTVRSGGAAADGMALPIGRRGAIVPKTNAQARYVEALARCELTFGVGPAGTGKTFLAAAYGASLLRKGAVDRLVITRPAVEAGEKLGFLPGDLNEKVDPYLAPIWEALNDILGPDDVRRRRDKGEIEAAPIAFMRGRTLSHAFIIADEAQNLTRLQMKMVLTRLGEGARMVVTGDPSQIDLVNARDSGLAHALRILKDVEGVGIMAFEAQDVVRHAMVERIVRAYDADTEAPERR; encoded by the coding sequence ATGTCGCGTGAAACCGAATTCCTGGCCCTGGACGACGTCGTCGCGCGCGCGGTCATCGGCCCGCACAGCCGCCATGTCGCCCTGTTGGAAAACGCCTTCAAGGTGCTGATCGAGGCTCCCGGCGGCGGGCTGTCGATCAATGGCTCGGCCAAGGATCGTGCCGGTGCGCGCAAGGTCATCGAAACCCTGGCCAAGCGGGCGGCGCAGGGGGCGGAGCTGAACGAGGCGGACGTCCGCACGGCCCTGGGCACCGTCCGCTCGGGCGGAGCTGCGGCCGACGGCATGGCCCTGCCCATCGGGCGACGCGGGGCCATCGTGCCCAAGACCAATGCCCAGGCCCGCTATGTCGAGGCCCTGGCCCGGTGCGAGCTGACGTTCGGCGTCGGCCCGGCAGGGACGGGCAAGACCTTCCTGGCCGCTGCCTATGGAGCGTCCCTGCTGCGCAAGGGCGCGGTGGATCGGCTGGTCATCACCCGCCCGGCGGTGGAGGCGGGCGAGAAGCTGGGCTTCCTTCCTGGTGATCTGAACGAAAAGGTCGATCCCTATCTGGCTCCGATCTGGGAGGCATTGAACGACATCTTGGGGCCCGACGACGTGCGCCGCCGTCGCGACAAGGGCGAGATCGAGGCTGCGCCCATCGCCTTCATGCGCGGACGGACCCTCAGCCATGCCTTCATCATCGCGGACGAAGCCCAGAACCTGACGCGGCTGCAGATGAAGATGGTCCTGACCCGCCTGGGTGAAGGTGCCAGGATGGTTGTGACCGGCGACCCGTCGCAGATCGATCTGGTCAATGCGCGCGATTCCGGCCTGGCTCACGCTCTGCGGATCCTCAAGGATGTCGAGGGGGTCGGTATCATGGCGTTCGAAGCCCAGGACGTCGTCCGCCACGCCATGGTCGAACGGATCGTGCGCGCCTATGACGCCGATACCGAAGCGCCAGAGCGCCGATGA
- the miaB gene encoding tRNA (N6-isopentenyl adenosine(37)-C2)-methylthiotransferase MiaB: protein MTETLVSPAVETADTPATKRLFIKTYGCQMNVYDSERMADVLRPLGYAPTDTPEGADFVILNTCHIREKAAEKVYSELGKLRLMKLDKAASGDGAMTIAVAGCVAQAEGEEIMRRQPAVDLVVGPQAYHQLPELLTRTARARGERIGADFAPDAKFDALSAPRVTTGVTAFLTVQEGCDKFCSFCVVPYTRGAEWSRPVADIVTEARRLADQGVREVTLLGQNVNAYDGIGPDGSPSTLAQLARALADIPGLDRIRYTTSHPNDMSDDLIAAHAELDALMPYLHLPVQSGSDRILRLMNRKHGRAKYIDLIGRIREARPDMAISGDFIVGFPSETDRDFEDTLDLVRTVGYASAFSFMYSPRPGTPASTMGTQVPDDVSRARLHALQALLTEQQVAFNAAQAGRTLDVLFEKVGRHGRQAIGRSPYLQSVHVEDADHLIGRIVPVQILSGAQNSLSGTLSASGVDRPVLQGVRPSSGDALRAER, encoded by the coding sequence ATGACCGAAACCCTCGTTTCCCCTGCGGTCGAGACGGCCGACACCCCAGCGACCAAACGGCTGTTCATCAAGACCTACGGGTGCCAGATGAACGTCTATGACTCCGAGCGCATGGCCGATGTCCTGCGCCCGCTGGGCTATGCCCCGACCGATACGCCTGAAGGGGCTGATTTTGTCATTCTGAACACCTGCCACATCCGCGAGAAGGCCGCCGAGAAGGTCTATTCGGAACTGGGCAAGCTGCGGCTGATGAAGCTGGACAAGGCCGCATCCGGCGACGGCGCCATGACCATTGCGGTGGCCGGCTGCGTGGCCCAGGCTGAAGGCGAAGAGATCATGCGCCGCCAGCCGGCCGTGGATCTGGTCGTCGGCCCGCAGGCCTATCATCAGCTGCCCGAGTTGCTGACCCGCACGGCGCGGGCACGTGGCGAGCGGATCGGGGCTGACTTTGCGCCGGATGCGAAGTTCGACGCGCTCAGCGCCCCGCGCGTGACGACGGGCGTCACGGCCTTCCTGACGGTTCAGGAAGGTTGCGACAAATTCTGCAGCTTCTGCGTGGTGCCCTATACCCGCGGTGCGGAGTGGTCGCGGCCGGTGGCCGACATCGTCACCGAGGCGCGTCGCCTGGCCGATCAGGGCGTGCGCGAAGTCACCCTGCTGGGCCAGAACGTCAATGCCTATGACGGCATCGGCCCGGACGGTTCGCCTTCGACCCTGGCGCAGCTGGCGCGGGCCCTGGCGGACATCCCCGGCCTCGACCGCATTCGCTACACGACCAGTCACCCCAACGACATGTCGGACGATTTGATCGCTGCCCATGCGGAGCTGGACGCCCTGATGCCCTATCTGCATCTGCCGGTTCAGTCGGGCTCCGACCGGATCCTGCGGTTGATGAACAGAAAGCATGGTCGCGCCAAATACATCGACCTGATCGGCCGCATCCGTGAGGCGCGTCCGGATATGGCGATCTCGGGCGATTTCATCGTCGGCTTTCCGAGCGAGACGGATCGGGATTTCGAGGACACCCTCGATCTGGTCCGAACGGTCGGTTATGCCTCGGCCTTCTCCTTCATGTATTCGCCGCGCCCTGGAACCCCGGCCTCGACCATGGGCACCCAAGTGCCGGACGATGTCAGCCGGGCACGCCTGCACGCGCTCCAGGCCCTGCTCACCGAACAGCAGGTGGCCTTCAATGCGGCCCAGGCGGGACGCACGCTGGATGTCCTGTTCGAAAAGGTCGGCCGCCACGGGCGTCAGGCCATCGGCCGCTCGCCCTATCTGCAGTCGGTCCATGTCGAGGACGCCGATCACCTGATCGGCCGGATCGTGCCGGTCCAGATCCTGTCGGGGGCCCAGAACAGCCTCTCGGGCACCCTGTCGGCCTCTGGTGTGGATCGTCCGGTCCTCCAGGGAGTTCGTCCCTCATCCGGCGACGCCCTGCGGGCGGAGCGATAG
- a CDS encoding PTS sugar transporter subunit IIA yields the protein MIGLVIVTHGGLATEFLAAMEHVVGPQRGVAAICIGPEDDMERRRRDIVDAAAAVNDGDGVILLTDMFGGTPSNLAISVMEQTHAEVIAGLNLPMLIKLASVRVREPLETCVAHAQDAGRKYISVASWLLAGEK from the coding sequence ATGATCGGGCTGGTGATTGTCACCCACGGGGGCCTGGCCACCGAATTTCTGGCGGCCATGGAGCATGTGGTCGGCCCGCAGCGCGGGGTCGCGGCCATCTGCATCGGGCCGGAAGACGATATGGAACGCCGGCGGCGCGACATTGTCGATGCGGCCGCGGCGGTGAACGATGGCGACGGCGTCATACTGCTGACCGACATGTTCGGCGGCACGCCCTCCAACCTGGCGATTTCGGTGATGGAACAGACCCACGCCGAGGTGATTGCCGGGCTGAACCTGCCCATGCTGATCAAGCTGGCCAGCGTCCGGGTCCGCGAGCCGCTGGAGACCTGTGTCGCCCATGCCCAGGATGCGGGCCGCAAATACATTTCCGTCGCGTCCTGGCTGCTGGCAGGTGAGAAATGA
- a CDS encoding helix-turn-helix domain-containing protein produces MARGKGEDGPHPVDRHVGRRVCERRISLGFNQSDLGRALGLTFQQIQKYEKGSNRISASKLWDIARFFKVDVAYFFEGLATTQPGMAEEAGSGFDHDFPATRYTIEIAKLAPQLPVAKQKLALDLMKSMASPTADT; encoded by the coding sequence ATGGCCAGAGGCAAAGGCGAGGACGGACCCCATCCGGTGGACCGCCATGTCGGTCGCAGGGTCTGTGAGAGACGGATCAGCCTGGGCTTCAATCAGAGCGACCTCGGCCGCGCGCTGGGCCTGACCTTCCAGCAGATCCAGAAGTACGAAAAAGGCTCCAACCGGATTTCGGCGTCGAAACTCTGGGACATCGCCCGCTTCTTCAAGGTGGACGTGGCCTATTTCTTTGAGGGCCTGGCGACCACACAGCCCGGCATGGCCGAAGAGGCCGGCAGCGGCTTCGATCATGATTTTCCGGCGACCCGTTATACGATCGAGATCGCCAAGCTGGCCCCGCAGCTTCCCGTGGCCAAGCAGAAGCTGGCGCTGGACCTGATGAAAAGCATGGCGTCCCCCACCGCCGACACCTGA
- a CDS encoding DUF6655 family protein, producing MRVAAVMLMGLLATACASTSETYPSRTATEQLLVARAADEAVEGLTVPVPKTSRIFVDDAYFRAENAAYAVSAIRGALSAAGHALASNRADADVIFEVRAGALSIEQMRRVFGIPEVRVPINDSFNVVSVPELSIYSRRDRVGVAEFSGFLYDAKTGAPLGAVVPMTGEFRIRRHNFLMIFAWGQQRIDPGDRDPGDSWREF from the coding sequence ATGCGCGTTGCCGCCGTGATGCTGATGGGACTGCTGGCCACGGCCTGCGCCTCCACCTCCGAAACCTATCCTTCGCGCACGGCCACGGAACAGCTGCTGGTTGCCCGCGCGGCAGATGAGGCCGTCGAAGGCCTGACCGTGCCGGTCCCCAAGACATCGCGCATCTTCGTCGACGACGCCTATTTCCGGGCCGAAAACGCCGCCTATGCCGTCAGCGCCATTCGCGGAGCCCTGTCTGCGGCGGGTCATGCCCTGGCCAGCAACCGCGCCGACGCCGATGTGATCTTCGAGGTTCGCGCCGGGGCGCTGTCCATCGAGCAGATGCGCCGCGTTTTTGGCATCCCCGAGGTCCGGGTGCCGATCAACGACAGCTTCAACGTCGTTTCAGTGCCCGAGCTGTCGATCTACAGCCGCCGCGACCGGGTCGGGGTGGCCGAGTTTTCGGGCTTTCTCTACGACGCCAAGACCGGGGCGCCTCTGGGGGCCGTGGTGCCGATGACAGGCGAGTTCCGCATCCGCCGGCACAATTTCCTGATGATCTTCGCCTGGGGCCAGCAACGGATCGATCCGGGCGACCGTGATCCGGGCGACAGCTGGCGGGAGTTTTAA
- a CDS encoding HPr kinase/phosphorylase, with the protein MTTQALHGTTVAYRGLDGWRGLMITGPSGAGKSDLALRLIARGWRLVADDYTHVWASGGSAYATVPHSIAGQIEARGVGIVPAPTLGLVRLALLIELSSITAERLPEPQFRTVAGISLPFIQLDPRPASAVEIATSAIVRL; encoded by the coding sequence ATGACGACACAGGCCCTGCATGGCACCACCGTTGCCTACCGTGGCCTGGACGGTTGGCGCGGCCTTATGATCACCGGGCCGTCCGGGGCGGGCAAAAGCGACCTGGCCCTGCGGTTGATCGCCCGTGGCTGGCGGCTGGTCGCCGACGACTACACCCATGTCTGGGCCTCCGGCGGCTCGGCCTATGCGACGGTCCCGCACAGTATCGCAGGCCAGATCGAGGCCCGAGGGGTGGGCATCGTCCCGGCACCGACACTTGGTCTGGTCCGGCTGGCACTGCTGATCGAGCTGTCGTCCATCACAGCCGAGCGCTTGCCCGAACCCCAGTTCCGGACCGTTGCGGGGATATCCCTGCCCTTCATTCAGCTCGATCCGCGGCCCGCCTCGGCAGTCGAAATCGCGACATCGGCCATCGTCCGGCTTTAA
- a CDS encoding SCO family protein: MPRRTVLLFAGACIAIAAALAVVTMVVVTGREQAAQSLPASSETGQPMVGGPFQLVDQNGRTVDQTMLEGRWSLVFFGFTYCPDFCPTTLATLAATQAQLGADAEKMQIVFISVDPERDTPQALKDYLSSDGFPKGVIGLTGTPEQVAAAAKAYRAYFQKVGEGDAYTMNHSLTVYLMGPDGQFRSAIAHDLGPDRSAELIRRAMARG; the protein is encoded by the coding sequence ATGCCGCGTCGCACCGTCCTGCTGTTCGCGGGAGCCTGTATCGCCATCGCCGCCGCCCTGGCCGTGGTGACCATGGTGGTCGTGACAGGCCGCGAACAGGCCGCTCAGTCCCTGCCGGCGTCCAGCGAGACCGGGCAGCCCATGGTCGGAGGCCCCTTCCAGCTGGTGGACCAGAACGGTCGTACCGTGGATCAGACGATGCTGGAGGGGCGCTGGAGCCTGGTCTTCTTCGGCTTCACCTACTGCCCCGACTTCTGCCCCACCACCTTGGCCACCCTGGCCGCGACCCAGGCGCAGCTGGGGGCCGACGCGGAAAAAATGCAGATCGTCTTCATCAGCGTGGATCCCGAGCGGGACACGCCGCAGGCGCTCAAGGACTATTTGTCATCGGACGGCTTCCCGAAGGGTGTCATCGGCCTGACCGGCACGCCTGAACAGGTGGCCGCAGCCGCCAAAGCCTATCGCGCCTATTTCCAGAAGGTCGGAGAGGGCGACGCCTATACGATGAACCATTCCCTGACGGTCTATCTGATGGGCCCGGACGGTCAGTTCCGAAGCGCAATCGCCCACGACCTGGGCCCCGACCGGTCGGCCGAACTGATCCGCAGGGCCATGGCCAGAGGCTAA